In a single window of the Aridibaculum aurantiacum genome:
- a CDS encoding DUF3826 domain-containing protein, whose product MKKFIVSSMVLAAVVFGNAVYSQSTTVTPEAKAAEAKLKSDEGLDKKADEWVKSLSLNDAAKEARVQAVIATHLKTIRDWHNEHPPATVPAGINPVTGNKLSDLDRQIIANSAMPKSVHENLMNGLRKDLTEEQVEAILDKYTIGKVAFTMKAYKEIVPNMTEKEEATILGYLKQAREQAVDYKNMNQISAIFEIYKTKSEQFLNNNGRSWRQMYKEYTDALKAKKAADKAAAEKANQ is encoded by the coding sequence ATGAAAAAGTTCATCGTTTCTTCAATGGTCCTTGCTGCAGTTGTCTTTGGCAATGCAGTATATAGTCAATCCACTACAGTTACTCCGGAAGCAAAAGCTGCGGAGGCAAAATTAAAATCTGATGAAGGTTTAGATAAGAAAGCTGATGAGTGGGTAAAGAGTCTTAGCCTGAATGATGCTGCTAAAGAAGCAAGGGTACAGGCTGTGATTGCAACTCATCTAAAAACTATTCGCGACTGGCATAATGAACATCCGCCTGCTACTGTTCCGGCAGGTATAAACCCTGTTACAGGCAATAAGCTAAGCGATCTTGACAGGCAAATCATTGCTAATTCAGCAATGCCTAAATCAGTTCATGAGAACCTGATGAATGGACTCCGTAAAGATCTTACAGAAGAGCAAGTAGAAGCGATTCTTGATAAATACACCATTGGTAAAGTAGCGTTTACCATGAAGGCTTATAAAGAGATCGTTCCTAACATGACAGAGAAAGAAGAAGCAACCATTCTTGGCTACCTGAAGCAGGCACGTGAGCAGGCTGTTGATTATAAGAACATGAACCAGATATCTGCCATCTTCGAGATCTATAAGACAAAGAGTGAGCAGTTCTTGAATAACAATGGCCGTAGCTGGAGACAGATGTACAAAGAATATACAGATGCATTGAAAGCTAAGAAAGCAGCAGATAAAGCAGCCGCTGAAAAGGCAAATCAATAA
- a CDS encoding glycoside hydrolase family 28 protein → MNGSRYLVVLYVLFAGVSCVPGKKGGNAVTTVAIPFKEQVGALNLPDDIAPVTAPFPMPEFKKPVFPSLSVSIIEKGAKPGAKVTAEIQATIDEVNRRGGGTAIIPKGKWHTGRISLKSNVNLRIEEGAELYFSGEVEDYRPAVFTRNEGVEVMSLGACIYANGQENIAITGKGKMIGPAKGGSVRKQVMESDVVENFILYTTPVAERVYEGYNGSPIFLPMFISPINCKNVYIEGVSLENTAFWNIVPVYCDGVIIRGVTVNSVGIPRGDGIDIESSRNVLIEYCTLSCGDDCFTIKAGRGEDGLRVNKPTENVVVRHCLAREGHGGITCGSETAGMIRNLYVHDCVFDNTGVGIRFKTRRPRGGGGDNLIYERIRMNLTGTAFNWDMLGSATYVGELARRLPARPINRLTPSYKNIIARDIIVENASQFIKLNGIPETPLTNLLIENAVIRSNKLITVADAKDVTLRNVKIHSNDSLISLIDTRNLTFENVHFTVPGKEVVTQVTGELSGDIEFKNTVPQKPKGWVSPTWKANQ, encoded by the coding sequence ATGAACGGCTCAAGGTATCTAGTGGTGTTGTATGTTCTTTTTGCAGGTGTGTCTTGCGTGCCAGGCAAAAAAGGTGGAAATGCAGTTACTACAGTTGCTATTCCATTTAAAGAACAAGTAGGTGCATTGAACCTTCCGGATGACATAGCACCGGTGACAGCTCCTTTCCCAATGCCTGAATTCAAGAAGCCGGTTTTCCCTTCTTTGTCTGTAAGCATAATAGAAAAAGGAGCGAAGCCAGGAGCAAAAGTTACTGCTGAAATTCAAGCTACAATTGATGAGGTGAATAGGCGCGGAGGCGGAACAGCAATCATTCCGAAAGGTAAATGGCATACGGGCCGCATCAGCCTCAAGAGCAATGTAAACCTGCGGATTGAGGAAGGTGCTGAACTATATTTCAGCGGTGAGGTGGAAGATTACAGGCCTGCAGTTTTTACGCGAAATGAAGGTGTGGAAGTGATGTCTTTAGGTGCTTGTATATATGCAAACGGGCAAGAGAATATAGCTATCACAGGTAAGGGTAAAATGATTGGGCCAGCAAAAGGAGGTTCAGTGAGAAAGCAGGTAATGGAGTCGGATGTTGTTGAGAATTTTATTCTTTATACAACGCCTGTTGCTGAAAGAGTGTACGAAGGCTACAACGGGAGCCCGATCTTCCTGCCAATGTTCATCTCACCCATCAACTGCAAGAACGTATACATAGAAGGTGTTTCTCTTGAGAACACAGCTTTTTGGAATATCGTACCTGTGTATTGTGATGGCGTGATCATACGAGGCGTAACAGTCAATTCAGTTGGTATACCAAGAGGTGATGGAATTGATATTGAATCATCAAGAAATGTGTTGATCGAATACTGCACGCTTAGTTGTGGTGATGATTGCTTCACTATCAAAGCAGGCAGGGGAGAAGATGGACTTCGGGTGAATAAGCCTACTGAGAACGTTGTTGTTCGACATTGTCTTGCACGTGAAGGTCATGGTGGTATCACATGTGGCAGTGAAACTGCTGGTATGATCCGCAACCTGTATGTACACGACTGTGTGTTTGATAATACCGGTGTTGGTATCCGCTTCAAAACCCGCCGTCCACGTGGTGGTGGTGGCGACAATCTTATTTATGAAAGAATAAGAATGAACCTTACCGGCACAGCATTCAACTGGGATATGCTGGGAAGTGCAACCTATGTAGGGGAATTGGCAAGGCGATTGCCGGCAAGACCAATCAACAGGTTGACGCCAAGCTATAAGAACATCATTGCGCGTGACATCATCGTGGAGAATGCCAGCCAGTTCATTAAGTTGAACGGCATTCCTGAAACACCGCTTACTAATCTGCTTATTGAAAATGCAGTCATCAGATCTAATAAACTCATCACAGTTGCTGATGCAAAAGATGTGACCTTACGTAATGTGAAAATTCATAGCAATGACTCACTTATCAGCTTGATCGACACCCGCAACCTCACATTCGAAAATGTTCATTTTACCGTTCCCGGCAAGGAGGTAGTGACACAGGTAACAGGAGAATTATCAGGTGATATCGAGTTTAAGAATACTGTTCCTCAAAAGCCTAAAGGATGGGTTAGTCCTACATGGAAAGCTAATCAATAG
- a CDS encoding sialate O-acetylesterase codes for MQRNKPVAIWGKATAGENVTVTFGKQTKQTVADANGKWMVHLNAMPASATPASMTIASSNTITLNNILVGEVWLCSGQSNMEFSMAKSSKFANAVRSQGMDSAATANERNKNIRLFLVRRDLTKPDGANVNKGWNETEITYLKDFSAPGYYFARKLYEELNVPIGMIASSVSGSAIDPWLDGTIVKDTIKHTYAMNEKQPGKFFNGMIEPLAPYTLQGFLWYQGETNCFSKETTEYTYKFKHLINSWRKHWNNSNASFYFVQIAPHSYSKGKGLNEQTLPEFREAQSKALDLPNTGMIITTDLVDKIDDIHPTYKWEIGRRLALLALAKTYGKNIAYAGPTYKRMSIKGNKIELAFDHAEGLQSGDGQPLTWFTIAGADGKFVPADAVIKGNKIIVSSSTLTAPVHVRFAWHEAAQPNLYNKAGLPAVPFRTDRPNQSTAKK; via the coding sequence TTGCAACGAAACAAACCGGTAGCCATTTGGGGCAAAGCAACAGCAGGAGAAAACGTAACGGTAACATTTGGTAAGCAAACAAAACAAACTGTAGCTGATGCCAATGGTAAATGGATGGTTCATCTTAATGCCATGCCTGCATCGGCAACACCTGCATCCATGACCATTGCTAGTAGCAACACCATTACGCTAAATAATATTTTAGTTGGTGAAGTCTGGCTTTGCTCCGGTCAGTCTAACATGGAGTTTTCTATGGCTAAAAGCAGCAAGTTTGCCAACGCTGTAAGAAGCCAGGGAATGGATAGTGCTGCTACAGCCAATGAGCGTAATAAAAATATTCGTCTTTTTTTGGTTAGGCGCGATTTGACTAAACCAGATGGAGCTAATGTAAACAAAGGGTGGAACGAAACAGAGATCACATACCTGAAAGATTTCTCAGCACCAGGTTATTATTTCGCCAGGAAGTTATACGAAGAGCTGAACGTTCCTATTGGTATGATCGCTTCAAGTGTTAGCGGTAGCGCTATTGATCCATGGCTTGATGGCACCATTGTAAAGGATACGATAAAGCACACGTATGCTATGAATGAGAAGCAGCCTGGCAAGTTCTTCAATGGTATGATAGAACCATTGGCTCCTTATACATTGCAAGGTTTTTTATGGTACCAGGGTGAAACCAATTGCTTCTCAAAGGAAACAACAGAGTACACTTATAAATTCAAGCATCTCATCAATAGCTGGCGCAAACACTGGAACAACAGCAATGCGTCTTTCTACTTTGTGCAAATAGCACCACATAGCTATTCAAAAGGTAAAGGACTGAACGAACAAACATTACCAGAGTTTAGAGAAGCGCAGTCAAAGGCGCTTGACTTACCAAACACCGGCATGATCATCACCACCGACTTGGTAGATAAAATTGATGACATACACCCGACTTATAAATGGGAAATAGGAAGACGACTGGCGCTGCTGGCACTGGCTAAAACTTATGGCAAAAACATCGCGTATGCTGGTCCAACCTATAAGCGCATGAGCATTAAGGGAAATAAAATTGAACTTGCATTTGATCATGCAGAAGGATTACAAAGCGGCGATGGCCAACCGCTTACATGGTTCACCATTGCTGGTGCTGATGGCAAATTTGTTCCTGCCGATGCAGTGATCAAAGGCAACAAGATCATTGTTTCATCTTCCACGCTTACTGCGCCTGTGCATGTTCGCTTTGCATGGCACGAAGCCGCGCAACCCAATTTATACAACAAGGCCGGCCTGCCTGCTGTGCCTTTCAGAACCGATCGTCCTAATCAATCAACAGCTAAAAAATAA
- a CDS encoding sialidase family protein, whose product MMRLIGLVIGLFLMFDVQAQTPAWKKGILIDEFVYDTASFPQCHSATIAETPAGLITAFFGGTREANPDVEIYVSRMVNNKWTAPVSVADGKIDGTRKACYNPVLFQVPNGELLLFYKIGKNVGDWKAFVKRSKDNGITWSEREPMKDGFLGPVKNKPVMLSNGKIISPASLEGSPGWRVHFEISDDTAKTWRKVGPINTGTDYTIIQPSILVHKDGKLQMLARSKQRALITSWSHDNGETWTKVEPSGLPNNNSGTDAVTLKNGRHLLVYNHVRPHDSLKNGKGARTPLNVAVSKDGKKWYASLILEDSPISQYSYPSVIQSADGMVHVVYTWRREKIKYVKIDPSQLTTKKIKDGAWPKFKGYKARVAGEITADPIN is encoded by the coding sequence ATGATGCGGTTAATTGGTTTGGTGATTGGGTTGTTTTTGATGTTTGATGTACAAGCACAAACACCTGCGTGGAAGAAGGGAATTTTGATTGATGAATTTGTTTATGACACAGCTTCGTTTCCTCAATGTCACTCAGCTACTATAGCTGAAACACCTGCAGGTTTGATAACAGCATTTTTTGGAGGTACACGTGAGGCAAATCCTGATGTTGAGATCTATGTTAGCCGTATGGTTAACAACAAATGGACTGCGCCTGTCTCTGTGGCTGATGGTAAAATAGACGGAACCCGTAAAGCTTGTTATAACCCGGTTCTTTTCCAGGTGCCAAATGGTGAGCTGTTGTTGTTTTATAAGATTGGAAAGAACGTTGGTGACTGGAAGGCTTTTGTAAAAAGATCGAAAGACAACGGCATTACGTGGAGTGAGCGGGAGCCAATGAAAGATGGTTTTTTAGGACCAGTAAAAAACAAGCCGGTAATGCTCAGCAACGGGAAGATCATATCGCCGGCTAGCTTGGAAGGAAGCCCGGGATGGAGAGTGCACTTTGAAATTTCGGATGATACAGCTAAAACATGGAGAAAGGTTGGACCTATCAATACAGGTACTGATTATACCATCATTCAGCCAAGTATATTGGTACATAAAGATGGCAAGCTCCAGATGCTTGCTCGTAGCAAACAAAGAGCTTTGATAACATCGTGGTCGCATGATAATGGGGAGACATGGACGAAGGTTGAACCTTCGGGTTTGCCAAATAATAACTCAGGTACGGATGCGGTTACTCTAAAAAACGGAAGGCATTTACTTGTATATAATCATGTTCGCCCTCATGATAGTCTGAAGAACGGCAAAGGTGCTCGAACACCTTTAAATGTGGCAGTAAGTAAAGATGGAAAGAAGTGGTATGCATCGCTCATACTTGAAGATTCTCCAATCAGCCAATACTCGTATCCATCTGTTATCCAAAGTGCTGATGGGATGGTGCATGTTGTATATACCTGGCGGAGGGAGAAAATAAAATATGTAAAAATTGATCCTTCGCAACTAACTACTAAGAAGATAAAAGATGGCGCGTGGCCAAAGTTTAAAGGATACAAGGCACGTGTAGCAGGCGAGATAACAGCAGATCCAATTAACTAA
- a CDS encoding glycoside hydrolase family 2 protein → MKTGFKNIIHFVKKFLDNQQQELRLNLCCVAHLCNNFSIQQLNIKPLFIFSFFIFHFALLSAQQTQKIYLSGTGKDHTVDWQFYVTAGKNAGKWTTIPVPSNWELHGFGKYDYGFAKDTVRGKEQGLYKYTFNAPANYKTKQVNLVFEGVMTDAEVKVNGQPAGPIHQGAFYAFKYDITPLLKEGDNLLEVTVAKHSSNQSVNEAERKADFWIFGGIFRPVYLEVLSKQHINHIAIDAKADGSFKANVDVKASTANAVLGQLMTTGGKPVGAAFTKAIKRGDTSVIIQTVLPNAKQWTPETPNLYYVQVNLLDKGKVIHTIKQRFGFRTVEVKQRDGIYVNGVKVKMKGVNRHSFHPESGRTTSKQISIDDVLMMKDMNMNAVRMAHYPPDDHFLDVCDSLGLFVMDELAGWHGNYDTKTGSKLLKEMIDHDVNHPSIIIWANGNEGGHNLELDSLFTAYDIQKRPVVHPWQLFGGIETQHYRQYNYGIGNYNNGREIVMPTEFLHGQYDGGHGAGLEDYWHMMWHDPLSAGGFLWDFQDQAVVRRDLYDSLDTDKHRGADGIVGPYREKEGSYYTIKEVWSPIFIERREIAEGFNGKLNIENRYHFTNTNQCSFTYSFNSLIDKKKQPIKGVITAPNLKPSEKGSIQIPLPSNWNQYDVLYVTAFGPGKNEIFTWSFPISRPAEVVKTLVPLKANNKVQVSEQDTVFIASANGVTVRINKQNGSLVSVQNIKNNIPFTNGPVIEEGATNFKNFTQRFDGDTLVIASTFDRKNSYNTLEWRVYPTGIVKMQVKYFPAQMFTSMVGVNFSFPESQMKGVEYMGDGPYRVWKNRLKGNRFGIWNKTYNNTETGEQWNYPEFKGYHSNMYWVKFITTTQPFTVYTENEGLFFRLFTPAWKTDQWHNYEPIFPSGDISFMHGISSIGSKTQGNETTGPMGQKYIFYDYEKDPGRALKMVLYFDFR, encoded by the coding sequence GTGAAGACTGGATTTAAAAATATCATTCATTTTGTAAAGAAATTTTTGGATAACCAGCAACAGGAGCTCAGGTTGAACCTTTGTTGCGTCGCACACTTGTGCAATAATTTTTCTATTCAGCAACTCAACATCAAGCCTCTCTTTATTTTTTCATTTTTCATTTTTCATTTTGCACTGCTCTCCGCCCAGCAAACCCAAAAAATTTATTTATCGGGTACAGGTAAAGATCATACAGTTGATTGGCAGTTCTATGTAACAGCAGGAAAAAACGCTGGAAAGTGGACCACAATCCCTGTCCCTTCCAACTGGGAATTACACGGGTTTGGAAAATATGATTATGGTTTTGCAAAAGACACTGTACGCGGTAAAGAGCAAGGCTTGTACAAGTACACATTTAATGCACCAGCTAATTACAAAACCAAGCAGGTAAACCTTGTGTTTGAAGGTGTAATGACTGATGCTGAAGTAAAAGTAAATGGTCAACCTGCAGGACCAATTCACCAGGGTGCTTTTTATGCTTTCAAATATGACATTACACCGTTATTGAAAGAGGGAGATAATCTATTAGAAGTAACAGTTGCAAAGCATTCATCCAATCAATCTGTGAATGAAGCTGAGCGTAAAGCTGACTTCTGGATCTTTGGCGGCATCTTCAGGCCGGTTTATCTGGAAGTACTTTCTAAGCAACATATCAATCATATTGCTATCGATGCAAAAGCTGATGGTAGCTTCAAGGCTAATGTTGATGTAAAAGCATCTACTGCAAATGCAGTATTGGGGCAACTGATGACAACAGGTGGTAAGCCTGTAGGTGCAGCTTTTACCAAAGCAATCAAGCGTGGTGACACATCAGTCATCATACAGACAGTTTTACCCAATGCAAAACAATGGACGCCTGAAACACCTAACCTCTATTACGTACAGGTAAACCTGCTTGATAAAGGCAAAGTTATTCATACGATCAAACAACGATTTGGCTTTCGCACAGTAGAAGTAAAACAGCGTGATGGTATATATGTGAATGGCGTGAAGGTGAAAATGAAAGGCGTGAACAGGCATTCATTTCATCCTGAAAGCGGAAGGACGACCAGTAAGCAGATCAGCATTGATGATGTATTGATGATGAAGGATATGAATATGAATGCTGTTCGCATGGCGCATTATCCACCCGACGATCATTTCCTGGATGTATGTGATTCGCTTGGTTTGTTTGTAATGGATGAACTGGCCGGCTGGCATGGCAACTACGATACAAAGACTGGTAGCAAGTTGCTAAAGGAGATGATCGATCATGATGTCAATCATCCGAGCATCATAATTTGGGCAAATGGAAATGAAGGTGGACATAACCTGGAACTGGATAGTCTATTCACAGCATACGATATACAAAAACGTCCTGTTGTGCATCCATGGCAGTTGTTTGGCGGCATAGAAACACAACACTATCGCCAGTACAACTATGGCATTGGCAATTACAACAATGGCCGCGAAATAGTGATGCCTACTGAGTTTTTGCATGGGCAGTACGATGGTGGTCATGGTGCAGGCTTAGAAGATTACTGGCATATGATGTGGCACGACCCGTTAAGTGCAGGTGGTTTTCTTTGGGATTTTCAAGACCAGGCAGTAGTACGTAGAGACCTTTATGACTCACTTGATACAGATAAGCACAGGGGCGCAGATGGTATTGTTGGTCCATACAGAGAAAAAGAAGGCAGCTACTACACCATCAAAGAAGTTTGGAGCCCGATCTTCATTGAGCGCAGAGAGATAGCGGAAGGGTTCAATGGTAAGCTTAACATTGAGAACCGCTACCATTTTACCAATACCAATCAATGCAGTTTTACTTACTCCTTTAATAGCTTAATAGATAAGAAGAAGCAACCAATCAAAGGTGTTATTACAGCACCAAATTTAAAACCATCAGAGAAGGGTAGCATACAAATTCCTTTACCGAGTAACTGGAATCAATATGATGTATTGTATGTAACGGCCTTTGGTCCTGGTAAAAATGAAATCTTCACATGGAGTTTTCCAATTAGCCGTCCTGCAGAAGTAGTAAAGACTTTGGTGCCACTAAAAGCAAATAATAAAGTACAGGTCAGCGAACAAGATACTGTATTCATAGCCTCTGCTAATGGTGTTACCGTTCGGATCAATAAGCAGAACGGAAGCCTTGTAAGTGTACAGAATATTAAGAATAATATACCTTTTACAAATGGACCTGTGATAGAGGAAGGTGCTACCAACTTCAAAAACTTCACACAACGTTTCGATGGTGATACACTTGTTATTGCTTCCACATTTGACAGGAAGAATAGCTACAATACTTTGGAGTGGAGAGTATATCCTACTGGTATTGTTAAGATGCAGGTAAAATACTTCCCTGCACAGATGTTTACCAGTATGGTTGGTGTAAATTTCTCTTTCCCTGAAAGTCAAATGAAGGGTGTGGAGTATATGGGCGATGGACCTTACCGAGTTTGGAAGAACAGGCTGAAAGGAAACCGCTTCGGTATCTGGAACAAGACATACAACAACACAGAAACTGGCGAGCAATGGAATTATCCAGAGTTCAAGGGTTATCATTCGAATATGTACTGGGTGAAGTTTATTACAACCACTCAACCCTTTACTGTTTATACAGAGAACGAAGGCTTGTTCTTCAGGCTTTTCACACCTGCATGGAAAACGGATCAATGGCACAATTACGAACCTATATTCCCGTCAGGAGATATATCGTTTATGCATGGTATCAGCAGCATAGGCAGTAAGACACAAGGCAACGAAACAACCGGTCCAATGGGGCAGAAGTATATTTTCTATGACTATGAAAAGGACCCGGGCCGTGCGCTGAAAATGGTGCTGTATTTTGATTTTAGGTAA
- a CDS encoding alpha-L-rhamnosidase, translating into MNVRFLTMLVIVTSLSLIAFRGKVVSTIQTGNLRTELLVNPIGIDASAPRFSWEVTGEQRGIVQQAYQILVASSAADLAAGKADLWNSGKVNSDRSIHVPYAGNPLQSRTEAYWKVKVWTNKGEGAYSSPAKFTVGLMNENDWQAKWTGLDKYFPWDTITKMSRLSARYFRKEFAAPKEVKKATAYISGLGIYELYINGNKIGDQVLAPGPTDYSKTVKYNTFDVTNHVKQGKNAIATTLGNGRFYTMRQQYKPHKWHNFGYPKMLLQLEVEYKDGSKQTVVSDDTWKVTADGPIRTNNEYDGEEYDATKEFPGWNKVGFNDSKWLKAELVEAPGGNVEAQMNENMKVMQILKPVSIKEPSKGVYILDLGQNIAGWIKMNVKGKRGQKVKLRFAESLKPDGQLYMDNLRDALVTDIYTLKGEGVETWAPRFVYHGFRYVEITGYPGKPKAEDFVGEVVYDDMKTIGSFETSDRTINQVYKNAYWGILDNYKGMPVDCPQRDERQPWLGDRFMGAYGESFIFDNSKMYAKWLDDIQESQTPEGSIPDVAPNFWFYYKDGVTWPGTYLKVAEMVYNQFGDVESVRKHYSPMKKWLNYMQDKYMKNYIVTKDSYGDWCVPPEAPHLIHAKDSSRITDPKLLSTATYYHMLQVMKKFANLLGKQEDIKEYDALMANIKSTFNKTYFDSEKKQYGNNTVTANILPLAFNMIPEGASDAVFKNIVDKIMVDNNGHISTGVIGTQWLMRWLTYNGRGDIAYKLASNRTYPSWGYMAGNGATTIWELWNGNTANPRMNSQNHVMLLGDLIVWYYENLGGIKAAEPAFKKVEMKPAMIDGLSYAKASYHSLHGMVKSDWKKNGKTFTWNITVPGNTTAEVYIPAASAEQVTENGKKATAVEGVKFLRMEGDRAVFEVGSGQYQFAGKQ; encoded by the coding sequence ATGAACGTGAGATTTCTAACGATGCTGGTGATAGTTACTTCTTTAAGCTTGATTGCTTTTAGAGGTAAAGTTGTTTCAACCATACAAACAGGAAACCTGCGGACTGAACTGTTGGTAAACCCTATTGGTATTGATGCATCGGCTCCAAGGTTTAGCTGGGAAGTAACAGGTGAGCAGAGAGGAATTGTACAACAAGCATATCAAATTCTTGTAGCTTCTTCTGCGGCTGATCTTGCAGCAGGCAAGGCTGATTTATGGAACTCTGGCAAGGTAAATTCTGATCGATCTATTCATGTGCCTTATGCTGGCAATCCATTACAAAGCAGGACCGAAGCTTACTGGAAGGTGAAAGTTTGGACCAACAAAGGTGAAGGTGCTTATAGCAGTCCTGCAAAGTTCACCGTTGGCCTGATGAATGAGAATGACTGGCAGGCAAAATGGACAGGGCTGGATAAGTACTTTCCCTGGGATACCATCACAAAAATGTCTCGTTTGTCAGCACGTTATTTCCGCAAAGAATTTGCAGCACCGAAAGAAGTAAAGAAAGCTACTGCTTATATCAGCGGTCTTGGTATATACGAGTTATACATCAATGGCAACAAGATAGGCGACCAGGTATTGGCGCCCGGACCTACTGATTATTCAAAGACGGTTAAGTACAACACTTTCGATGTTACCAATCATGTGAAGCAGGGAAAGAACGCCATTGCTACTACATTAGGAAATGGTCGTTTTTACACCATGCGCCAGCAATACAAGCCGCACAAGTGGCACAACTTCGGGTATCCTAAAATGTTGTTACAGTTGGAGGTTGAGTATAAAGATGGCAGCAAGCAAACAGTGGTAAGTGATGATACGTGGAAAGTAACTGCAGACGGACCCATCAGAACTAACAATGAGTATGACGGGGAAGAATATGATGCAACAAAAGAATTTCCTGGTTGGAATAAAGTAGGCTTTAATGACAGCAAGTGGTTGAAAGCAGAGTTGGTAGAGGCGCCGGGTGGAAATGTAGAAGCTCAAATGAATGAGAACATGAAGGTGATGCAAATACTAAAGCCGGTGTCGATCAAAGAACCTTCAAAAGGCGTTTACATATTGGACCTCGGCCAAAACATAGCAGGGTGGATAAAGATGAATGTAAAGGGCAAGCGTGGTCAAAAAGTAAAACTTCGTTTTGCTGAAAGTTTGAAACCTGACGGTCAATTGTACATGGACAACCTGCGCGATGCATTAGTAACAGATATCTATACTTTAAAAGGTGAAGGCGTTGAAACATGGGCACCACGATTTGTATATCATGGATTCAGGTATGTTGAAATAACTGGCTATCCTGGTAAGCCAAAGGCAGAAGATTTTGTAGGTGAAGTGGTGTATGACGATATGAAGACCATTGGCTCATTTGAGACATCTGACAGAACAATTAACCAGGTTTATAAAAATGCGTATTGGGGCATATTGGATAACTACAAAGGCATGCCTGTAGATTGTCCGCAGCGTGATGAACGTCAACCATGGTTAGGTGATCGTTTCATGGGAGCGTACGGCGAGAGCTTCATTTTTGATAACTCGAAAATGTATGCAAAATGGCTGGATGATATACAGGAATCGCAAACTCCGGAAGGAAGTATTCCTGATGTTGCTCCTAACTTTTGGTTCTATTACAAAGATGGTGTTACATGGCCCGGTACTTACCTGAAGGTTGCTGAAATGGTTTACAACCAGTTTGGCGATGTTGAGAGTGTAAGGAAGCATTACAGCCCGATGAAAAAGTGGCTGAACTATATGCAGGATAAGTACATGAAGAACTACATCGTCACCAAAGACAGTTATGGTGATTGGTGTGTTCCACCTGAAGCGCCACATTTAATCCATGCAAAAGATTCAAGTCGTATCACTGATCCTAAACTTCTATCAACAGCTACATATTACCACATGCTGCAGGTGATGAAGAAGTTTGCTAACCTGTTAGGTAAACAGGAAGATATCAAGGAATATGATGCATTGATGGCCAACATCAAGAGCACTTTCAACAAAACTTATTTTGATAGCGAGAAGAAGCAGTACGGCAACAACACGGTTACTGCTAACATACTACCCTTAGCTTTCAATATGATACCAGAAGGAGCAAGTGATGCAGTGTTTAAAAATATTGTTGACAAGATCATGGTTGATAACAACGGTCATATCAGCACCGGTGTTATAGGAACTCAGTGGCTGATGCGTTGGTTGACATACAATGGTCGTGGTGATATTGCTTACAAATTGGCTAGCAACCGCACCTATCCAAGCTGGGGTTATATGGCTGGAAATGGTGCTACTACTATCTGGGAATTATGGAATGGCAATACAGCTAATCCAAGGATGAATTCACAAAACCACGTGATGTTGCTGGGTGATTTAATCGTTTGGTACTATGAGAATTTAGGTGGAATCAAAGCGGCTGAACCTGCATTCAAAAAGGTAGAAATGAAGCCCGCAATGATCGATGGATTATCTTATGCTAAAGCTTCTTATCATTCATTGCATGGTATGGTGAAGAGTGATTGGAAGAAAAATGGTAAAACATTTACATGGAATATAACAGTGCCTGGCAATACAACTGCAGAAGTTTATATTCCTGCGGCATCTGCAGAACAGGTAACAGAAAATGGTAAAAAAGCAACTGCAGTGGAAGGAGTGAAGTTTTTAAGAATGGAAGGAGACAGGGCAGTTTTTGAAGTTGGAAGTGGTCAATATCAATTCGCTGGTAAACAATGA